A portion of the Lolium rigidum isolate FL_2022 chromosome 1, APGP_CSIRO_Lrig_0.1, whole genome shotgun sequence genome contains these proteins:
- the LOC124671122 gene encoding transcription factor BIM1-like, translated as MGLQGNKATHDFLSLYAPAAKESSLPQLPGAKPPPTPPAQGFLLRTHDFLQPLERPSQSPPPAPQQPPSHPDTKQLHSQHALPGGVGTFSISHAPAAVAASVVKQEPPFALQWGAAAADPRGHQWTLPFAARGVASARPQRQQQQQPATERKCGFMDAAASGSSGAAGFDDEDGLAARREVSSSLKELAVRVDAKGGSCSGSAGTDQLPNTPRSKHSATEQRRRSKINDRFQLLREILPHNDQKRDKASFLLEVIEYIRFLQEKVQKYEVSYPEWNQENANMVPWPNMYFRSFWKNGQNKDQLPGDTLPDPSQILKNGSSPGFPFIVKSDDNDNVVASAVPSGAPDQAEADPSGSMSYKSTETPSPIIRDNVTSQQQAHQPISSPAEHRGINNEMFSNPELAIDEGTISLSSQYSQELLSTLNHALQNSGIDLSQASISVQINLGKRATKRSDAAPSVSTEIVDPACSSKKMDHQLRLGDGVPEHPRATKRHKSHNS; from the exons ATGGGGCTCCAAG GAAATAAGGCGACGCACGACTTCCTCTCGCTGTACGCGCCGGCCGCCAAGGAGTCCTCGCTGCCGCAGCTCCCCGGCGCCAAGCCGCCGCCGACTCCGCCCGCTCAAG GTTTCCTGCTCCGGACGCACGACTTCCTGCAGCCGCTGGAGAGGCCGTCGCAgtcgccgccgccagcgccgcagcagccgccgtcgcacCCCGACACCAAGCAACTCCACAGCCAACACGCGCTGCCCGGCGGCGTGGGCACGTTCAGCATCAGCCACGccccggccgccgtcgccgcctccgtcGTCAAGCAGGAGCCGCCCTTCGCGCTGCAgtggggcgccgccgccgcagacccTCGAG GCCACCAGTGGACGCTCCCCTTCGCCGCGCGCGGCGTCGCCTCCGCCAGGCcgcagaggcagcagcagcagcagccggcgaCGGAGCGCAAGTGCGGCTTCATGGACGCCGCCGCATCCGGATCCAGCGGCGCCGCGGGCTTCGACGACGAGGACGGCCTCGCCGCGCGCCGCGAGGTCTCCTCCTCGCTCAAAG AGCTCGCCGTGAGGGTGGACGCCAAGGGCGGGAGCTGCAGCGGCAGCGCCGGCACGGACCAGCTGCCTAACACGCCGCGCTCCAAGCATTCCGCCACCGAGCAGCGACGGCGCAGCAAGATCAATGACAG ATTTCAGTTACTAAGAGAGATTCTGCCACATAATGATCAAAAGAGAGACAAAGCATCATTTCTCCTAGAG GTTATTGAGTACATACGTTTCTTACAAGAGAAGGTGCAAAAGTACGAGGTTTCATATCCAGAATGGAACCAAGAAAATGCAAATATGGTACCATGGCCAAACATGTACTTCCGTTCTTTCTGGAAAAATGGGCAG AACAAGGACCAATTACCTGGAGATACTCTGCCTGACCCTTCACAAATTCTAAAGAATGGTTCCTCCCCTGGTTTCCCTTTTATAGTGAAATCTGATGACAATGACAATGTGGTCGCGTCTGCGGTTCCTTCAGGTGCGCCAGATCAGGCTGAAGCTGATCCATCGGGTAGTATGTCTTACAAATCAACTGAAACTCCAAGCCCCATTATAAGAG ATAATGTTACATCTCAGCAACAAGCTCATCAGCCAATATCATCACCTGCAGAGCACCGTGGGATAAACAACGAAATGTTCAGCAATCCTGAATTGGCAATCGATGAGGGCACAATCAGCTTATCAAGTCAATATTCCCAAGA GCTGCTCAGTACATTGAATCATGCACTGCAAAACTCAGGTATTGATTTGTCCCAAGCCAGCATCTCAGTGCAAATCAATCTTGGCAAGCGGGCTACAAAGAGATCTGATGCTGCACCTTCTGTTTCTACG GAGATCGTAGACCCAGCGTGTAGTAGTAAAAAAATGGATCATCAGCTAAGGTTGGGTGATGGTGTTCCAGAACATCCGCGAGCAACAAAGCGACACAAGTCACATAACAGCTGA